A part of Desulfomicrobium baculatum DSM 4028 genomic DNA contains:
- the hypD gene encoding hydrogenase formation protein HypD — translation MNLFDNFKDPQLCKTLLARIHAELDGELRFMEVCGTHTVSIFRSGVRSLLSDKVVHLSGPGCPVCVTHDSEVAAFLELAGKNAIITTFGDLMRVPGPEKKTLKSAQAEGARVKVVYSPFDALKIAQDNPHDKVVFLGVGFETTAPAIAATVKVAREQGIGNFSVLCFHKLVPPALDALVGDPELQVQAFLLPGHVSAIIGVEPYRFLASKHGLPAVVAGFEPVDILQALYMFVTMRNEGKVEVVNAYTRVVSDEGNPKAVSIMNEVFSSCDALWRGIGLIPGSGLTIRDEYADYDAMRVFDMKLHDVPEIKGCRCGDVLKGKMSPEKCPLFGKACTPASPVGPCMVSTEGSCAAYYKYRI, via the coding sequence AAGGATCCCCAGCTGTGCAAGACCCTGCTGGCCCGCATCCACGCCGAACTGGACGGGGAACTCAGGTTCATGGAAGTGTGCGGAACGCATACGGTTTCCATTTTCCGCAGCGGAGTGCGCTCCCTGCTCTCCGACAAGGTCGTGCATCTCTCCGGCCCCGGTTGCCCGGTCTGCGTGACCCATGACAGCGAAGTCGCGGCCTTCCTCGAACTGGCCGGCAAGAACGCCATCATCACCACCTTCGGCGATCTGATGCGCGTGCCTGGTCCGGAAAAGAAAACTTTGAAGAGCGCCCAGGCCGAAGGCGCCCGCGTCAAGGTTGTCTACTCCCCCTTTGACGCCCTGAAGATCGCCCAGGACAACCCGCATGACAAGGTCGTTTTCCTGGGCGTTGGCTTCGAGACCACGGCTCCGGCCATCGCCGCCACGGTCAAGGTGGCCCGCGAGCAGGGCATCGGCAATTTTTCCGTTCTCTGCTTTCACAAGCTCGTTCCTCCGGCCCTGGACGCCCTGGTCGGCGACCCCGAGCTTCAGGTGCAGGCATTCTTGCTGCCCGGTCACGTCTCCGCCATAATCGGCGTGGAGCCGTACCGTTTCCTGGCTTCCAAACATGGCTTGCCGGCCGTGGTGGCGGGGTTCGAGCCCGTGGACATCCTGCAGGCCCTGTACATGTTCGTGACCATGCGTAACGAGGGCAAGGTCGAGGTCGTCAACGCCTATACCCGCGTCGTGTCCGACGAGGGCAACCCCAAGGCCGTGTCGATCATGAACGAGGTTTTTTCGTCCTGCGACGCCCTGTGGAGGGGCATCGGCCTTATTCCCGGCAGCGGGCTCACCATTCGCGACGAGTACGCTGATTATGACGCCATGCGCGTTTTCGACATGAAGCTGCACGATGTCCCGGAAATCAAGGGGTGCCGCTGCGGCGACGTGCTCAAGGGCAAGATGTCGCCGGAAAAATGCCCGCTTTTCGGCAAGGCCTGCACCCCTGCCTCCCCGGTGGGGCCGTGCATGGTCTCCACCGAAGGGTCGTGTGCGGCCTACTACAAATACAGGATTTAG